In the genome of Diaphorobacter sp. HDW4A, the window ATCACCACGTTGGTGAAGATGATCACCGACATGGCGGCGAGCAGCAGTATCAGCACCCAGCGGTTGACCGCGAGAAAGAGTCGCTCGAAGATTTGCACGATGGTCGGCCCATGGGGCGTTGGAGAGAAAGAGACAAAAAGAATGCCCGGCCGTTCCACACGGTGCCGAGCACGCTGCTGCGTCAGGTGGTCATGTCCTGAGAGCGTGGTTGCGCTCTCCACGCGGCCTTGCAGGCGCGGCCTCGGGGGATCTGCTGCGTTGCAAATCCTCGCAATAGCCCGAGCTATTGCTGCGGTTTGCGCCTTGCAGCCCATCCCGATCGGCATCCTGCAATCCTCGCGCCGAGATCGCAAACACGCTCTTATTTCACGTCGACGATGCGCTGGATGTTGGCTTCGCCAAACTCCTTGGAATAACCCGCGTAGGCGGGCTTGAGCGCCGCGCGGAAGGCATCGCCGTCGACCTTGCGGATCACTTTCATGCCGTCTTTCTCGAGCTGGGCGATGCCCTTGTCCTCATCCTCATTGACCTTGGCACGCTGAGCCGAGGAGGCTTTCTTCGCCGCGTCGGTGAAGACCTTCCTGTCCGCGTCATTCAGCTTGTTCCACACCTTGGGCGAGAGCAGCAGCAGCGCGGGCGAGTAGACATGGCCGGTCAGCGAGAGATGGTTCTGCACCTGCGCGAACTTGGCCGAGAGAATCACCGGAATCGGGTTTTCCTGACCGTCCACAGTGCCTTGCTGCAGCGCGCCGAACAGCTCGGGGAATGCCATCGGCGTGGGCAGGATGCCGAAGGTCTTGTAGCCGTCGATGTGCACCCGGTTTTCCATGGTGCGCATCTTCAGCCCTTTGGCATCGGCGGGCGTGACGATGTCGCGCTTGGAATTGGTCATGTGGCGAAAGCCATTTTCCGTCCAGGCCAGCGCGATGATGCCCTTGCTCGGGAACTTGGTGAGCAGGTCCTGCCCGATGGGGCCGTCCATTACCTTGCGCGCATGGTCGTAGTCGCGGAATAGGAAGGGGATGTCCACGATCTTGACTTCGGGTACGAAGTTGCCGACCGGGCCGGTGGAGGTGTTCACCAGATCCTGCGTGCCGAGCTGGATGGCCTCGATCTGCTCGCGCTCGCCGCCCAGCGCCGAGTTGGGGAAATACTGGCATTTAAAGCGAGCTTGCGTGTTCTTCTCGACCTCGTCGCAGAACACTTTGGAGCCCACACCGTAGTGCGAGTCGGGGGCGGTGGCATAGCCGATCTTGAGGATCTGGGGTGCGGCCGAGGCGGCGAACGCCGTGCCGAGAGCCAATCCGATTCCCAAAGCCATCTTGCTGAGCTGCATATCGTTCGTTCCTCATCGGCTGCGCCGAAGTTGTCTCCACACCGGTTTGATTCGGCCACCCCGCAATGGAGAGGCCACCGTCCATTGTGTGCAAAGCGATACGCAGCGGAATTGGGGTTTTTCTGTGTTTGCAGTGATCAGACACACCAAAGCTCCCTGAGGCAGCGGTAACCACCCGGGAGCTGTGAAGGAGAGTGAAATGTCGGTAAACAGGCTCTGCTGGAAAGGGGCTTCGGTAAAAGTGTTTCGATGGAAGAAGTATGCGCCTGTGTCGCTCGAAGATGTTTTCGATTTTTTCTTGTGTTTGATATCTATTTGGAAAAATAATCTGCAAAGTCAACTTTTGTAGAAAATTATGCTTTTGGACTCCATGGATCGGAAAATTCTCGCGCGTCTTCAAGCGGATTCGCGTGCCAGCCTTCAGGAAATCGGCGCTGCGGTTGGTTTGAGCGCATCCCCATGCTGGGGGCGTATCAAGAAGATGGAGGAGGCCGGCGTGATCGAGGGCTACACCGTGCGCCTGAACCCGCAGGCGTTGGGCCTTGGCGATACCGTGCTGGTGCAGGTCACGCTTGACAGTCACTCCGACAACACACTTGAGAAGTTCGGCGAGGTGCTTGCGAGCATCCCCGAGATCGTCGAGGCGCATCTGGTGTCGGGTGACTACGACTATCTGCTGCGCGTGGTGGTCAAGGACACGCGCGACTACGAGCGGCTGCTGCGCGAGAAGCTCTATCGCATCAAGGGCATACGCCACAGCCGCTCGAGCTTTGTGCTGCGGACGTTGAAGCGGGCGGATTTGCCGCTGGGCGTGGCCTGACGGGCCGACCTCGCTTGGGTGGGCCGCCAAGATGATCGCGCGCCTCAGCGCAGGCCGATCAAATCCATCTCCTTGTACGAGACGAAGCGTGTGCCCTTGAGCCACTTGTAGCCGAACCAGATGATCAGGAACAGAGGCAGGCCGATATAGGTGGCGACGACGCCCACCCAGTCGATTTGGTCGGCCATGAAGTTCTCGTAGTTCTGGCCGAGCGTGATGATCATGCACAGCACGAAAGCGAACACGGGCCCGACGGGGAACGCCGGGGCGCGGTAGGGCAGTTGCTGGAGGTCGTAGCCCTGCGCCTCGCAGCCCTTGCGGAAGCGATAGTGGCTCACGGCGATGCCCAGCCATGCAATGAAGCCACACATGCCAGAGAGGTTCAGCAGCCAGATGTAGACGGCCGAGGGGCTGAAGACGTTCGAGAAGAAGCACAGTGCCGCAATCACCGTCGTGGCGATCAGGGCCATGACCGGCACGCCGCGCTGGTTCACCCGTGCGAATATCTTCGGCGCCATGCCCTGCTGAGCGAGCGCGTAGAGCATGCGGGTGGAGGCGTACATGCCCGAGTTGCCCGCCGATAGCACGGAGGTCAGCACCACCGCGTTCATCACCGCCGCCGCGCCGAGCAGGCCGGCATGTTCGAACACCAGCGTGAACGGGCTCACCGAGATGTCGCCCAGGTCGTTCTTGAGCAGTTTCGGATCGGTGTAGGGGATCAACAGGCCGATGATCAGGATCGCGAACACGTAGAACAGCAGAATCCGCCAGAACACCTTGCGCACGGCGCGCGGCACGTTCTTGGCGGGGTCTTCGGATTCACCGGCGGCGATGCCGATGAGCTCGGTGCCTTGGAACGAGAAACCCACCACCATCGCCACGCCGATCAGCGCGGCAAAGCCGCCGGCAAACGGCGCATCACCATTCGTGAAGTTGGCGACGTTGCCCCACAGGCCCTCGGGCGAGCCGCCCTTGAGAATGCCGAAGACCATCAGCAGGCCGACGGCGATGAACACCAGCACGGTGGCGACCTTGATCGTGGCGAACCAGAATTCCGATTCACCGAAACCGCGCGCCGACAAGGCGTTGAGCCCGACCATCAGCGCGAGGAACAGGGCACTCCAGAGAATACCGTTAACGTCGGGGAACCAGTAGGCCATGACGAGCTGTGCGGCTACAAGGTCGACCGCGATGGTCACGGCCCAGTTGTACCAGTAGTTCCAGCCGAGCGCAAAACCGAAACCCTCGTCGACATATTTCGCGCCATAGGTCGCAAACGAGCCCGACACCGGCAGATGCGAGGCCATCTCGCCGAGGCTGGTCATCAGGAAATAAACCATCAGCCCGATCACCATATAGGCCAGCAGCGCGCCGCCGGGACCGGCTTGGGAGATGGTGGCGCCAGAGGCGACGAACAGTCCGGTGCCGATGGAGCCGCCAATGGCGATCATCGACATGTGGCGGGCTTTGAGTGTGCGGCGCAACTCGCCGCTGGAAGAAGAAGGATGGCCGCTATCGCTCATGGGGTCTTGGGTCACGGCCCGATCATCCGATCTGGCCGTTCCACGCTACGGGAAAACCCGCTATTGTCACGCTTTTGGAAGACGCAGTGCGGATACGGGTCTGGCAGCTTATGCGAGTCCCGTCATCTCACCAGTCTGCCTGCTCCAGCAACAGCTTCGCCAGTACCTTGATTTTGGGCGAGGCTTGCCGCGAGCGTGGGTAGACCAGCGCCAATTCGCGGCTGCGCCCCTCGTGCTGGGGCAGGAGGCGCACCAGACGACCTGCGCGCAGGTGTTCATGCACCGCGAATTCCATGATCTGCACCACGCCCAGTCCGTGCAAGGCGCTCTCGAGCAACGGATCGCCACTGTCAAAATGGATGGATTGCGGCACGGGCCATTCCTCGAACTGTTCTTGTTCATTGAGAAACTGCCAGTGCACCCGGCGGCCGAGATGGGGGTTGTAGACGCCGATGCAGGTGTGCTGCGCCAGTTCGATCAGGTTGCCGGGCGTGCCGTGCTCGGCGAGATAGGCGGGCGAGGCCACCGTCACCCAGCGAAGCGGGGGAAGGCTGCGCGCGATCATGCGGCTGTCTTCGAGCGGACCAATGCGCACGGCGGCATCAAAGCCTTCGTCCACCATGTCGACGAGGCGGTCGGTGAAGTTTGCGTCGATCTGCAATTGCGGGTGCTGGCGCATGAGTTGGCCCAGCATGGGCGTGAGCACCATTCGGCCAAACAGGGATGGTGCGGTCATGCGCAACATGCCGCTCGGCTCGCAGCGTCGGTCGAGCAACAGTCGGCGTGCATCCTCCAGCCCCGCGATCAGCGGCGTGCAGCGATCCACCAGCTCGCAGCCATCGGGCGTGAGCGACACATTGCGCGTGTTGCGGTTCAACAGCCGCATACCAAGGGCGGCCTCCAACTGGGCGACACTGCGAGAAATGCGCGATTGGCTGGTGCCCAACTGGTGGGCGGCGAGGGTGAAGCTTTTGTATTCGGCCACCTTGACCAGCATGTGGACGGCATTGAGATCCATGGGTGTCGGCTCGATGAATTGATTAATTCAATTTTGCATGAGTGAAAGAAAAATATCTCATTTATCTTTTAATGTGAATTAATTAGCATGGACCCAGTTGCCGTTTCGGCTTACATGGACTCTGGATTCATGGCACTTTTCACTTCCAACTCTCCGGCATCGACGCTGCGCCATCCCCGCATGGCGCTCGCGCTGCTTTCGCTCTCGCAACTGCTGATCGCGCTGGACGCCACCATCGTCTTCGTTGCGCTGGACGCCATCGGCCAGCATCTGCGGATGGACGCGCGGCATCTGCAATGGGTGATCAGCGGCTATAGCGTGGCCTTTGGCGGCTGCCTGCTGTTGGGCGGGCGCTCGGCCGATCTGCTGGGCAAGCGGCGCATGTACGTCGTCGGCATGGCGCTGTTCGGACTGGCGTCGCTGCTCGGTGGCTTCTCCAGTGATTCGCTGCAACTGGTGCTGGCGCGTGCGGCGCAGGGTGTGGCGGCGGCCATGCTGTTTCCGGCCACGCTATCGCTGATCAACACGCTGTACGAGGCCGGTCCGGCGCGCAACCGGGCCTTGGCCGTCTGGAGCATGGCCTCGGCAGGTGGACTTGCAGCAGGGGCGCTGCTCGGCGGGCTGCTTACGCAGTGGTTGGGCTGGAACTGGGTGCTGTGGGTGATGGTGCTGGTCGCTTGGCCGTGCGCGCTGGCGGCATTGCGCTATCTGCCGCGTGACGCGAAGACCGAGCACAAGCAAGGCTTTGATCTGGCGGGCTGCGTCACTGTCACGCTGGGCAGCACGTTGCTGGTCGCGGCGCTGGTGCAGGGGCCGGAATGGGGCTGGAGCAGCATGGCGCTGATCGGCACCCTGCTTGCCGCACTGGCGTTGCTGGGTATATTCGCTTTCGTCGAGACCCGCTCGCGCTCACCGTTGGTTCCGATGGCGTTGCTGCGCGTGCCGGGTCTGCGCACGGCGATGGCACTCACCATGGTTTTCATGAGCAGCTACGGCGTGCAGTACTACTTTCTCGCGCTGTACTTCCAGCAGATCTACGGCTGGAGCCCGTTGCAGGCAGGATCGGCATTTCTGCTGCCGACGGCGCTGTGCACGTTGGGCATCCGCTGGGCCGAGCGTTGGTTGCTTCGCAGCCCGGTGCGCAGTGTGCTGATAGGCGGCTGGGTGGCGGGTGCGCTCGGCATGGGCTGGATTGCGTGGGCGCTGCCGCATGGCAGTAGCTATTGGTGGCTAGTGCCGGGTTTCGTCGTGCTGAGCGTTGGGCAGGGTGCAAGCTGGACCGCGATGTGGATTGTGGCGGGGCAGGGGATTGAGCCCGAGCGTCAGGGTGTCGCTTCCGGCATCGCGGCGACGGCGCAGCAGGTGGGCGCGGCGCTGGGGCTGGCGGTACTGGTGATGGTGGCGACTGCTCCGGTCACCGCTCTGGGGGATGGTTCAGCAGACGTGCCTGTCCGGCTTGAGGCGGTGGCGCGCGGTCTGCAGCATGCCGAATGGGGCGCGGCGCTGTTCGCGCTGGCAGGTTGTCTGATCGCCCTGAAAATGAAAAG includes:
- a CDS encoding MFS transporter, translated to MALFTSNSPASTLRHPRMALALLSLSQLLIALDATIVFVALDAIGQHLRMDARHLQWVISGYSVAFGGCLLLGGRSADLLGKRRMYVVGMALFGLASLLGGFSSDSLQLVLARAAQGVAAAMLFPATLSLINTLYEAGPARNRALAVWSMASAGGLAAGALLGGLLTQWLGWNWVLWVMVLVAWPCALAALRYLPRDAKTEHKQGFDLAGCVTVTLGSTLLVAALVQGPEWGWSSMALIGTLLAALALLGIFAFVETRSRSPLVPMALLRVPGLRTAMALTMVFMSSYGVQYYFLALYFQQIYGWSPLQAGSAFLLPTALCTLGIRWAERWLLRSPVRSVLIGGWVAGALGMGWIAWALPHGSSYWWLVPGFVVLSVGQGASWTAMWIVAGQGIEPERQGVASGIAATAQQVGAALGLAVLVMVATAPVTALGDGSADVPVRLEAVARGLQHAEWGAALFALAGCLIALKMKRQPREAASSMSHDALAKECSAG
- a CDS encoding LysR family transcriptional regulator, which gives rise to MDLNAVHMLVKVAEYKSFTLAAHQLGTSQSRISRSVAQLEAALGMRLLNRNTRNVSLTPDGCELVDRCTPLIAGLEDARRLLLDRRCEPSGMLRMTAPSLFGRMVLTPMLGQLMRQHPQLQIDANFTDRLVDMVDEGFDAAVRIGPLEDSRMIARSLPPLRWVTVASPAYLAEHGTPGNLIELAQHTCIGVYNPHLGRRVHWQFLNEQEQFEEWPVPQSIHFDSGDPLLESALHGLGVVQIMEFAVHEHLRAGRLVRLLPQHEGRSRELALVYPRSRQASPKIKVLAKLLLEQADW
- a CDS encoding Lrp/AsnC family transcriptional regulator — protein: MDSMDRKILARLQADSRASLQEIGAAVGLSASPCWGRIKKMEEAGVIEGYTVRLNPQALGLGDTVLVQVTLDSHSDNTLEKFGEVLASIPEIVEAHLVSGDYDYLLRVVVKDTRDYERLLREKLYRIKGIRHSRSSFVLRTLKRADLPLGVA
- a CDS encoding amino acid permease is translated as MSDSGHPSSSSGELRRTLKARHMSMIAIGGSIGTGLFVASGATISQAGPGGALLAYMVIGLMVYFLMTSLGEMASHLPVSGSFATYGAKYVDEGFGFALGWNYWYNWAVTIAVDLVAAQLVMAYWFPDVNGILWSALFLALMVGLNALSARGFGESEFWFATIKVATVLVFIAVGLLMVFGILKGGSPEGLWGNVANFTNGDAPFAGGFAALIGVAMVVGFSFQGTELIGIAAGESEDPAKNVPRAVRKVFWRILLFYVFAILIIGLLIPYTDPKLLKNDLGDISVSPFTLVFEHAGLLGAAAVMNAVVLTSVLSAGNSGMYASTRMLYALAQQGMAPKIFARVNQRGVPVMALIATTVIAALCFFSNVFSPSAVYIWLLNLSGMCGFIAWLGIAVSHYRFRKGCEAQGYDLQQLPYRAPAFPVGPVFAFVLCMIITLGQNYENFMADQIDWVGVVATYIGLPLFLIIWFGYKWLKGTRFVSYKEMDLIGLR
- a CDS encoding TRAP transporter substrate-binding protein is translated as MQLSKMALGIGLALGTAFAASAAPQILKIGYATAPDSHYGVGSKVFCDEVEKNTQARFKCQYFPNSALGGEREQIEAIQLGTQDLVNTSTGPVGNFVPEVKIVDIPFLFRDYDHARKVMDGPIGQDLLTKFPSKGIIALAWTENGFRHMTNSKRDIVTPADAKGLKMRTMENRVHIDGYKTFGILPTPMAFPELFGALQQGTVDGQENPIPVILSAKFAQVQNHLSLTGHVYSPALLLLSPKVWNKLNDADRKVFTDAAKKASSAQRAKVNEDEDKGIAQLEKDGMKVIRKVDGDAFRAALKPAYAGYSKEFGEANIQRIVDVK